The following coding sequences are from one Luteimonas sp. S4-F44 window:
- a CDS encoding cytochrome c: MKKTLLSLAALAVVGGAALLAYALVPTTTPAIAGPTPSADDAALIEQGRYLATAGDCTACHTSAGGAPFAGGVPIASPIGTIYSTNITPDPQTGIGGWSLDAFDRAVRHGLLPNGDTLYPAMPYPAYARMDDEDIRAMYAYFMHAVPAVAQENRPTDIRWPLSMRWPLGVWRKTFAPDPQDAGFDASRYADARIARGAYLVQGPGHCGSCHTPRAFTLQEKALDESGPQYLAGGQVIDGWMAINLRGNVADGLGAWSEADIIELLRTGRNRHQAVVGQAMADVVLHSTQHLTDDDLGAIAAYLKTLPPSADEPSSFAPDPGTAQALQAGINDSRGAELWVDSCAACHRTDAMGYERVFPRMPGNPTVLAADPTTLVRLILVGSEMPSTRTAPSNLGMPGFAGRMSDEEVAELATFVRNGWGNRASAVMPAQVRRIRRSVEAEAAHGDAPHDPTEVAERR; the protein is encoded by the coding sequence ATGAAGAAGACCCTCCTTTCGTTGGCGGCGCTGGCCGTGGTCGGCGGTGCCGCGCTGCTGGCCTACGCCCTGGTGCCGACCACGACGCCGGCCATCGCCGGGCCGACGCCGTCGGCCGACGACGCGGCGCTGATCGAGCAGGGGCGCTACTTGGCGACTGCGGGCGACTGCACGGCCTGCCACACCTCGGCCGGCGGCGCCCCGTTCGCCGGTGGCGTACCGATCGCCTCACCGATCGGCACGATCTACAGCACCAACATCACGCCCGACCCACAGACCGGCATCGGTGGCTGGTCGCTCGACGCGTTCGATCGCGCGGTGCGTCACGGGCTGCTGCCCAATGGCGACACGCTGTACCCGGCGATGCCGTACCCGGCCTATGCGCGCATGGACGACGAGGACATCCGCGCGATGTACGCGTACTTCATGCACGCGGTGCCGGCGGTCGCGCAGGAGAACCGGCCCACAGACATCCGCTGGCCGTTGTCGATGCGCTGGCCGCTCGGCGTGTGGCGCAAGACGTTCGCGCCCGACCCGCAGGACGCCGGCTTCGACGCCTCGCGCTACGCCGACGCGCGCATCGCCCGTGGCGCCTACTTGGTGCAGGGCCCGGGGCACTGCGGCAGTTGCCACACGCCGCGCGCGTTCACGCTGCAGGAAAAAGCGCTCGACGAGTCGGGACCGCAGTATTTGGCCGGCGGCCAGGTCATCGACGGCTGGATGGCGATCAACCTGCGTGGCAACGTCGCCGACGGGCTGGGCGCCTGGAGCGAGGCGGACATCATCGAGCTGCTGCGCACCGGCCGCAACCGGCACCAGGCGGTCGTCGGCCAGGCGATGGCCGACGTGGTGCTGCACAGCACCCAGCACCTGACCGACGACGATCTCGGCGCAATCGCCGCCTACCTCAAGACGCTGCCGCCCTCGGCCGACGAGCCCTCGTCGTTCGCACCCGACCCGGGCACTGCGCAGGCCCTGCAGGCCGGCATCAACGACAGCCGCGGCGCGGAACTGTGGGTCGACAGCTGCGCCGCCTGCCACCGGACGGACGCGATGGGCTACGAACGCGTGTTCCCGCGCATGCCGGGCAACCCGACCGTGCTGGCCGCCGATCCGACGACGCTTGTGCGGTTGATCCTGGTGGGCAGCGAGATGCCGAGCACGCGCACCGCGCCGTCGAATCTGGGCATGCCCGGCTTCGCCGGCCGGATGTCGGACGAGGAGGTGGCCGAACTGGCGACCTTCGTGCGCAACGGTTGGGGCAACCGCGCCTCGGCGGTGATGCCCGCGCAGGTGCGGCGAATCCGCCGCAGCGTCGAGGCCGAGGCG